TAAACGCGTCCACCGTTCCCCGTTACTTGCACACGGTGGATGGCGCGTTGGTCACTGGCGCCTTTTTCGTCATGGGCATCTCGGCCTGGTACCTGCTCCGTCGCCGGGAAGTGGTCTTTGCCAAGAAGTCGATGAAATACGCGCTCACCCTGGCCCTTGTGGCGTCGCTCGCTCAGATCCCCATTGGGCATATGCACGCCGTACAGGTCGCCCAGACTCAACCGGAAAAGCTGGCCGCCATCGAAGGCCACTTTGAAACAGAAAAGGGGGCTTCCCTCCTCCTCTTCGGCATCCCCGATGAAAAAGCCGGCGTCACCCACTTCAAGATCGGGATCCCCAAAGCGCTCAGCCTGCTGGCGACAGACGACCTCAACGGAGAAGTGAAGGGATTGAACGCCTTTCCTAAGGAAGAGCGTCCTCCCGTATTCCTGCCCTTCCTCACCTTCCACATGATGGTCGGCCTCGGAACCTTCTTCATCCTCTTTTCGCTCTGGGGCATCTGGCTGATGCGCAAAGGCACGCTGCAGGACAGTCCCCTTTTCCTCAAACTGGCGCTCTGGTCGATCCCGCTCCCCCTCATCGCCAATGAGGTCGGCTGGATCGCCGCCGAGGTGGGCCGCCAGCCCTGGATCGTGTACAAGCTCCTGCTGACGGTAGATGGCATCTCCTACACCGTGCCGGCCTGGCAGATTCTCGCCTCGATCATCCTCTTCGTGCTTGTCTACAGCCTGCTCTTTGTCGTCTGGTTCTACCTGCTGCGCAAAAAACTGGCGGCCGGACCTGAGGCTTTCGCGACAGCCGCAGGCGCCAATAAAACCGGAACGGGGGTGGGCGTATGATGGAACTGCAGATCACCTGGTGGGTGCTCATCGGCGTACTCCTGCTCGGCTACGCCCTGCTGGATGGTTTTGACCTGGGCGTCGGCGCCCTCTACCTGCTGACGAAGGACCCGGAAGAACGCAAGCGCCTGATCTACTCGATCGGCCCCTACTGGGACAGCAATCAGGTCTGGCTGCTCACTGGCGGCGGCGCCATCTTTGCCGCTTTTCCCATGGTCTACGCCACCGTGTTCAGCGGTTTCTATCTCGCCCTGATGCTGGTTCTCTTCGCCCTTATCTTCCGGGCCGTATCGCTCGAGTATCAGCACCAACTGGACAGCCCCGGCTGGCGCAAGTGGTGGGATCTCGGCTTCGGAATCGGCAGCCTGCTTCCATCGATCCTCTACGGCGTGGCTGTCGGCAACATCCTACGGGGCATCCCCCTCGATGCAAAGGGCGGCTACCTGGGCGACTTCCTGAGCCTGCTCAATCCCTACTCGCTCGTGATGGGTCTTGTCAGTCTTTGCCTCTTCGCCATGCACGGCGGCGCCTTCATCATTTCCCAGAGCGACGGCGCTCTCCAGCAGAAAGCCCGCCGTTGGGCTCGCGCCGCCTGGCTGGCGCTGATCCCCCTCTTCCTCATCGGCACAGCTTGGAGCTATCTGGGCACCCCCAGGCTCTTTGGCAATTACCTCAGCGTTCCCCTGATCTGGGTGCTCCCCTTGATCGCCCTGATCGGGCTTGCCTATTTCCCCGTCGCCTTAAAAGGCGGTCGCGCTTACGCCCCGCTCAGCGCTTCGGCCCTGACCATCTTCGGTCTGCTGTCCACCCTGGCGGCGAGCCTCTTCCCTTATATCGTTCCAGCGTCCAACAACCTGGCCAACAGCCTCACCGTCTTTACGGCATCCTCATCGGAGCGGACATTGATGATCATGTTGATTTTGGCGCTGATCGGCCTGCCGATTGTGTTGACCTATACGGCCTATATCTACCGGACTTTCATCCGGAGAGGACGGTCGGTTTCGACAGGAAATCATTTCAGCGTGAAGTCTTGAGCACTCAATCCGATATTTTATTAACCGCCGGCAACCAAGCCGGCGGTTTTTTCTTCTTACAGGCACCGCCACACGGCCAACATTCAGTAGCCTCCGATATCCAACAGCAAAAATCCCCCGGATCAACCAATCCGGGGGATTTTTGCGTCTGTAATGGCCTTATCCGTTCCGGCTCACGCGCGTGAATCCGGCGCAGGGCACGATCTCCACACCGCGCTTTTCCAGTTCGTCGAGCAACAGATTCATCCCCAAGGAATCGCTGGCCATGTGACCGGCGATGACCACATTGATGTGGTTCTTCTCCGCTTCCTTGCGGTGCTTTTCGCCCATGTGCATGCCGACAATGGTGCCGACGCCGGCCTGGACCAGTTTGGCGTAGGCGTCTTCCGAGCCGGAGGTGCCGCCGGTCATGTCGACCATCACTTTGCCGCAGCGACCTTCTTTGCGGCCCGCAAAAAGGGTCGGACCCGATCCGGCCCGTGCGGCCTCCTTGTATTCGGGGATCTCTTTGAGCAGATTGAGGATATCACCGACGGTAGCAGGCTTCTTCTCGTCGATCCGCTTTTCCAAAAAAGTCTGCACCTGGTTGTCAGCCGGCGTATGGACGCACATCATGGACAAACCCATGAGGCGGGCGGCGTCAACGGCGCGGTTGTGGTTCAAGGGGGCGAGGCCGCGCTTGACTTCGCTGATCCGGCTGGCCATGATCCCCTCGGCCACATTGATCGGCACGCCCACTTTGGCCAGCAAGTCTTCCTGCATATGCATCACATCGTGCAGAGCCGACAAGGCCTTGCCTTCCGGGTGGTGAGCGATAATCAGGTCGATGGCACGACCTTTCTCGCCAAGCCGGTCAGCCAACAACACCTCACCGACTTCCATGTCAATGCCGACGAGCACCCGTTTGACCTCTCGATCGGGCTCGCCCACGAGGAGCCGCGTGTCACTGTAGGGGTTGGTCAACGATTCCTGATCGTAGTTTTCCTTCTCTTCATCCTTCAGTTCGGCAAACTGCTTTTTCCGCTGGTTCAGTTGACGGTCCACATCCGCCCGTCCCCGTGGATCGGCGTCGATCCCTTTGGCGACAAAAAGTTCGTAAATCTCGCGGGCTTTCATATCCTCAACCTCCTGTATCCGTTTCCTCTATCCATTTCATGCACCTGTACCCGTTTCTATTTCCTCGATCCGTCGCTGATCCCCTTTAGCCTTTGGGCCGGGAGAGAATCTTTTTCACCTCTGCCAGGGGTTTCGTGTTCAAGATGTCCTCCCGCTCCAACCCGGCCCGCCGCGCGTTGGCGACGCCGAAAGCCATTTCGCTCAACCGGGCGCGGTCATGGGCGTCTGTATTGATGGCGATCATGACGCCTCGCTCTTTGGCCAGACGGGCATGGGGGGCTGAGAGATCGAGCCGGTCGGGCGAAGAGTTGATCTCAAGGATGGTCCCCGTCTTGGCGGCCAGGTCGAGCAACCAGTCGATGTCTACATCATAAGGTTCCCGCGTGCCGATCAACCGGCCGGTCGGGTGGCCGATGATGTCCACATGGGGATTTTTCAAGGCCGTTTCGAGACGGCTATGAACCTTCTGACGTTCCTGACGCAAACCTGTGTGCACGGAGGCGATGACCACATCCATCTCTCTCAATATGTCATCGGCGTAATCAAGACGTCCGTCGCCGAGGATATCCATCTCAATCCCCGAAAAGACGGTAAAATCCTTCTCCCGCGCAGCCAGTTGGCGGATCGCCCGCTGCTGTTCCCGCAGTTTCGTCTCCGAAAGCCCACGGGCGACCGTCAAGGACTGAGAATGGTCGGTGATGGCCATATAGGCGTAGCCTCGATCCCTTCCGGCCCCTATCATTTCCTCCAGCGACGATACACCGTCACTCCAATTGGTGTGGATATGAAAATCACCCAGGATGTCGTTCATTTCTACCAACTGGGGAAGGGTTCCCCCTTCCGCCTGGGAGACCTCCTGTCCTGATTCCCGCAATTCCGGCGGAATCCAGGGGAGTCGGAGACCTTCATAAAAGGCTTCCTCCGCTTCCTGGGAGGAGATAAACCGGCGCCAGTCGCCATCATCCCTTCGGGGAGCGTCCCATTGTTGACAGATCAGTTCTCCTCCCGACTCGTCGGTCACGGCTTTGGCCGGCAAGGCGCCCCGGCTTCGCAAGGCTGACCAGTGCTGGGCCGTTCCTGTCGTTTCCACCCAGCGGGCGATGAAATCGGACTCAGGGGTGATCTCGACGCGGACCGGCAGGCCAAAGGCGAAGGCGAAGCGAACAAATCCAGGGCCTTCAACCAGCACTTTCGCCGCTGAGGGATGTTTTTTCACGAGGGCCAGGAGCGCCTCCGGTTCGTGAGAAGCGACGAGCAGGTGGATCTCCTCTACGACCTCCTGGCTGCGACGCAGGTCGCCGGTGATTTCGGCGCGACTCACCTCGGGGAGGTTTTGCAAAAAGCGGAGAAGTTCCTCCGCCAGCGGCTTGGCCACGCCAAGACCGAACTTCCCCGAACGCCGTCGCAGCATCTCGGCGCCGCGAATGACCGCGAGCTCTGTCTTGGCGGCGATGCCCGGCAACAGGCGCAACCGGTGTTTGCGGGCGCCCTCCTCCAGTTCATCCAGCGTCGTATAGCCTTCGGCAAAAAAGGTCCGCACTGCCCGTAGGCCGATGCCAGGCAGTTGCAGCATGTCAAGCACACCAGGCGGGACCTTCTCCCGCAGTCGCTGCAGTTGGCGGCTCTCGCCGGCTTGCAGCAGTTCGTCGATCTCGCTGCAGAGCCCCTTGCCGATGCCGTCGATCTTTGCCAACTGTCCACGGGCGGACAGGACAGAGACAGGAGTTTCCAGCCCTTCGATAACCCGGGCGCCCTTGCGGATGGCTCTCACCTTGAAGGGGTTCTCTCCCAGGATCTCCAGCAGGTTGGCCATCTCGACCAGCGCCCAGGCGATTTCCTGGTTGTGCACGGCTTTCCCTCCTTCCGGCTATTGTGCCCAAGGGGCAAGGAAAAAAGCGCCGGAACCCGGCGCTCACCTTTGCGATGGTTCTCATTTGGGGGAACTGGAATCCTCAAGGAGTTTGATCAGATCGTCATAGTCCTCCTGAAGTTTGGCCAAGTCATGGGCGAAGTGCAAGGCCGCCATCACGGCCACCTTGGAGACGGAAAGGTGGGGGCCCTTGCTGGCGATCTCCTGCATCCGTTCGTCGACAGTGGCGGCCAGTTGCCTCATCTGTTGCGGCGTCAAGGGACTCCGGATCGTATAGGGTTCACCGTAGATGTGTACGGTCGTTTTGTGGACTTCTTCTGGCACAGGTAGTTCCCCCTCGACAACGACAGCGCTCGATGAATCCGCCAAAGCCATTCTTCGACGAATCCACTACCGATATGACTTAACTCTGCAAAGAATCTCTTTCTAGGCGAGGAATTGATTCCCTCTTCGCTGCCGCTGTCGAAAAAACCTTCTTCAATTACCGTCCAAGAGGCGCTTTATTTACCGGAACCGGGCGCCAAGGCGTTCGGCAAGGGCGGCTTTGATGGCCTCGTGGCGGTTGTTGACCTCTTCGTCGGTGAGGGTGCGATCGGGCGCCTGGTAGCGGAGGGTGTACGCCAGGCTACGGTACCCCTGGGCGATCTGATTGCCCTGGTAGACATCGAAGAGGCGCCACCGCTCCAGGATATCGCCACCCATCTCAGCGATCACCGCTTCCACTTGGCCGGCCAGGATATCGAGGGGCAGCACCATGGCCATATCGCGATCGGTGGAAGGATAACGGGGCAGCGGCGTATACTCCCCTTTGGCCCGGGCGAGCAGGATCAACGCCGACAAGTCAAGTTCCATGACAACGGGTCGCGCCGACAGGTCATAGGCCTCACGCGCATCGGGATGGACCTCGCCGAGGACGCCCAGGTCGATCTCCACGCCCTCCCGCTCCACGGTGAGCCGCGCCGACCGTCCGGGATGCAGGTAGGGAACCGCCCGTTCCGGACGCCAGGTCACATTGTCGATCTTCAGGGCTGCCAGCAGTTTTACGACGACGCCCTTGAGATAATAAAAATCGAGGGTCTGAGGTTTGCCGCTCCAGTGGATCGACTCGTCGCCCATCACGAGCGCCGAAACCTTCCAGGGTTCGGCGGGCAGTTCCTTTAACGGCAGCGCCCGCGGCGAGAAGGTGCCGCCGACCTCGAAGATGGCCAGATCGGCGATCCGGCGGCTGGCGTTGCGGGCAGCCACTTCCAACAGGCCCGGCAAGATGGATGGACGGAGAACGCCCTGTTCTTCACTGAGCGGGTTTTGCACCGGCACGACCTGACGCATCGGGTCTTCGGCGGACAAACCGAGCCGGTCCAGATGGCGCGGGTTGATGAAGGAGAAGGTGACCACTTCGCGCAATCCGGCGCCGACTAGCGTATCGGCGATGCGTTCGCGCACCGTCTGGGGCCAGGTGCGTTGACCGACGGTGGTGTCGCCTTTCGGCAGTGTCGTCGGGATGCGATCATAGCCGTAGAGGCGAGCCACCTCCTCCGCCAAGTCATGTTCCCCTTGCATGTCCGGACGGTAGGTGGGCGCTTCCACAATGCCGGAAGGCATCTCTCCCTCCCCGGCGTGCTCAGCCCAACTGACAGGGAACCGCAGCCGCCGGAAGATGGCGTCCATCTCAGCGCCCGTCAACTGGGTGCCCAGGAGGGCATTGATCCGGTCAACAGAAAAGGGGATCGGAAGAGGGGCCACCTGCCGCAGGTAGTTGTCCACATGGCCGGGGACCACATCGGCCACGTTCAATTCGGCCACCAGCTGGGCGGCGCGGTTCATGGCCAAGGTGACCGTGTCGATGTTGACACCCTTCTCAAAGCGCTGGGACGCCTCGGAGCGCAAGCCCAATTGCCGGGCGGTGCGACGGATATTGGCGGGGTGAAAATGGGCCGCTTCCAGCAGAACCGTGGTCGTGCCGGCGGAAATTTCGCTGTTCAGCCCGCCCATGACACCGGCCAGGCCGACGGCTTTCTCCGGATCGGCGATGACCAGATTTTCGGCGTTCAATTCCCGCTCCTGCCCATCGAGGGTGACCAGTTTCTCACCGGTCCGGGCGCGACGGACGATGATATGGCCCTCGTTGATCCTGTCGTAGTCGAAGGCGTGCAGGGGATGGCCCAGTTCGAGCATGACATAGTTGGTGATGTCGACGATGTTGTTGATGGGGCGCATGCCGGCCGCCTGCAGCCGTCGCTGCATCCAGGCCGGTGACAGACCGGGGCGCAGGTTGGTGAAGAGCCGGGCGGCGTAACGGCCGCAGAGGTCGCCGTCTTCAATGGTGACCTTTACCCGCTCTTCGGCGCGTCCCGCTGCTTTTTCTACGACCGCCACCTCGGGCAGGCGCAGTTCGGCGCCGGTGATGGCCGCCACCTCGCGGGCCACATTGACGACTGCCAGGCAGTCGGCCCGGTTGGGCGTCAGCTCCAGTTCCAGCACGGGATCATCGAGGCCGAGGGCGGTCGCCGCCGGTTGGCCTGTCACCGTGTCGTCGCCGAGGATCAGGATGCCTTCCCGGTCTTCCGGAGCGATCGTCTTCTCCTCCAGGCCCAGTTCTTCGGCAGCGCAGAGCATCCCCGACGATGGGACGCCCCGCAACACCGACTCGTTGATGTGGACGCCATTGGGGAGATGGGCGCCCGGCAGGGCAACAGGGACTTTTTGTCCCACACGGACATTCTGGGCGCCTGTTACGATGGTGCGTACACCGTCGCCGGTGTCGACCCTGCAGATCCAAAGGCGGTCTGCCTCGGGGTGTTTCGTCATTTCGGCGATTTTTCCGACGACGACCTTATCGAGCCCCTTGTCCCGGCGCAGCACATTTTCTACGGCGATGCCGGAGCGGGTCATCTTCTCGCCCAGTTCGGCGGCTTCCAGGCCGGCGGTGACATAGTCGCTGAGCCAGTCTATCGATACGCGCATTTGTTTTCCACCTCGTTTGGTTTCTTCCTAGAACTGCGACAGGAACCGCATGTCGTTCTCATACAAGAGGCGCATGTCGTCGATGCCGTACTTGAGCATGGCGATGCGTTCGACGCCCATGCCGAAGGCGAAGCCGGTGACGTCTTGGGATGTGTAGCCGCCGTATTCGAGCACCCGGGGGTGAACCATGCCGGAACCGAGGATCTCCAGCCAGCCCGAGCCTTTGCAGACGCGGCAGCCGCTGCCGCCGCAGATGACGCAGGAGATGTCCACTTCGGCGCTCGGTTCGGTGAAGGGGAAGAAGGACGGGCGCAGTCGGATCTCCCGGTCGGGGCCGAACATCTGGCGGGCAAAGGTGAGCAAGGTTCCACGCAGGTCGCCGAAGGTGATTCCCTTATCGACGACAAGCCCCTCGACCTGATGGAACATGGGCGAGTGGGTGGCGTCGTCATCACGGCGGAAGACGCGGCCCGGGCAGATCACTTTCACGGGCAGTTGGGGACGGATGCGCTCCATGGCGCGGACCTGCACCGGCGATGTATGGGTGCGCAGCAGGATATCGGGGGTGATATAGAAGGAATCCTGCATGTCCCGGGCCGGATGGTCCGGAGGCAGGTTGAGGGCTTCAAAGTTGTAGTAGTCCAGTTCCACTTCCGGGCCCTCGGCGATCTCGTAGCCCATGCCGAGAAAAATCTGCTTGATCTCGTCGATGACCAGTGTGAGGGGGTGTTTGCCGCCGAGGGGCAGCACCCGGCCGGGCAGGGTGATATCGATGGACTCACTGGACAGGCGGGCCTGCTTTTCTTTTTCCTTCAGTTCCCGGCCCTTCTCTTCCAGCTTAAACTCCAGTTCAGCCCGCACCTCGTTGACAAGGGCGCCCATCAGCGGACGCTCTTCGGCGGGCAGGGCGCCAAGGCCGCGCAAGATGCCTGTCAGCGCTCCCTTTTTGCCGAGAATGCGAACGCGCCAATCCTGAAGCGCCTCCATCGTTTCGACGCTGCACAGCGATTCCGCCGCCTCGCGCCGGATCTGATCCAGTTGTTCACGCATTGTTAGACCTCCCGATTTTCCCAATTCGCCAAGAAAATAAAAAAACTCCCGATCCCCAAGGGGACGGAAGTCATTTCCGCGGTACCACCCCGCTAGGTTGCCCAAAAGAGCAACCCACTCGGCCGACTGATTCGTCGTTCCCCGGTAACGGAGGGAAACCGTCTAGACCTACCCACCCAGGAAGGCGGCCTTGCATCAGGGTGCTCTTTGCTCCCCCGAGTGTGGCCTGTCTTCCAGGCTTCAGCCCGAAGCTCCCGGGCGAATTTCCTCCCCTCCGCTTCGACGTCGCTTCCAGTCCATGACGATCGTCTCCCTGGCAAGCGGTATGAGGAGTACTTCTCCCGATCAATGCCCTATCCTTTAATTATTGCACCAGTAACCGCCGGTAGATCATATACGCTGCAACGGAACCCGTCATTTCAAAGATACGCCAGAAAAAGTCAGCGGGAAACACCGACGACCACAACCTTTCTGCGTTCCAGGGTCCACCAGCTAGGGAAATTATATCATAGCCCCTTTTTCGAAGCAACTGAGCGATGGCGGGCCGCTTCGAAAAGGAGCACGGCCGATGCGACGGCAGCGTTAAGCGATTCGACCGGCGGCGCCAGGGGGATGCGCACCAGCAGCCCCGCCCGCTCCCGCCAAATCGGCTGGGGGCCGTGGGCCTCGCTGCCGATGACAATGGCAAGCCCTTCCTTCATCCAAGGGGCTTCATAATAGGGGACGCCGTCACGGGCATCGGCGACAGCCAGGGCAATCTCCCGTTCCCGCATGGCGGAAGCGAGCCCTTCGGCCGAGGGGGCCGTCGCCACAGGCAGGCGAAACAGCGCCCCCATGGTCGCCCGGATCACCTTGGGACTGTACGGATCAACAACACCCGGCGTGAGCAGGACGCCGGTCACACCGGCCGCCTCGGCTGTCCGGACGATCGTGCCCAGGTTGCCCGGATCCTGCACACCGTCAACGATCAGCAAAAAGGGCGCCGGAACATCGAGTAGGGCTTCCCAGTCAGCCGGCGTCAGTGAAGCGGCGGCGACAATCCCCTGGCTCTGCTCCGTCTCGGTGATCGTGGCGAGGGCGCGCTCGTCCACCTCTAAGCAGTCGACGCCAGCAGCAGCCAGGCCTTCAAGCAATGAGCGCCCCCGCGGCAGGGACGACACCCGCGCCGTATATAGGCAGTAGGCCAGCGAGACCGCCGAGGCGACCGCCTCTTCGACAAGGCGTACCCCTTCGATCAGGTATTTGCCGGTAAGGCCCCGCTCCTTCTTTCGGGAGAGGGAGCGGGCCTCTTTCACATATTGGTTGTCTGGAGAGGTGATCATCAAACGGCGTCCCCCTCAAAGCGGTTTAGATCATCATTGGAACCGACGGCGACAAGTATGTCACCCTTTTCGATCATCGTATCAGCGCCGGGTGAAGCCAGCACCTCGTCGCCCTTGCGGACAGCGATGACGGTGATGCCGTAGCGGGCGCGCAGATCAGCCGCACCGATGGTCTGTCCGACAAAACGATCGGGACAACGAATTTCAACAAGCGAGTGAACAGGCGAGAGCTCCAAATAATCCATCACCGTGGAGGTGACAAGGGCGTGGGCCACTCGGACGCCCATATCCCGCTCCGGGTAGACAACCCGGTCGGCGCCTACCTTGGTTAACACCTTGCCGTGCAGGTCGTTCTGAGCTTTTGCCACCACATGGCGGACGCCCATGTCTTTGAGAATGACGGTCACCAGGATGTTCGCTTGCACATCGGAACCGATGGCGACGATGACTGTATCGAAGTTGCGGATGCCGAGCTTTTTCAGCACTTCTTCGTCTTTGGCGTCAGCCTGCACCGCATGGGTGACGAAATCGGCGATCTCGTTGATCCGTTCTTCCGAACTGTCAATGGCCAGCACCTCATAACCCATGCGAAAGAGGGTTTTGGCCACACTTGTGCCGAATCGCCCCAAACCGATGACGGCGAAGAGCTTTTCCGTTTTCACTTTGGCCATATCTGAATCCCTACCCCACCATAATTTTTTCTTCCGGATAACGCAGCTTCGCCAAAACATTGCCGCTCAGGGCGATAGCGAGTGTCAACGGCCCCACCCGGCCGGCAAACATCGTCAGGGCAATAAGGACACGACCAAAGTCGCTCAAGTGGGAGGTCACACCCATCGTGAGCCCAACTGTGCCAAAAGCCGAAGTCGCTTCAAAGAGCAAGGCCAGAAAATCAGCATCTTCTGTGATCGTCAGCAGCATGGTGACGGTGATCACAAGCAGGACTGCCATGACGGTAATCCCGATGGCCTTGTAGATGGTGTCTGGCGGGATGCGCCGCTCGTAAAAACCCACATCGATCTTCCCCTGGCGCATGCTCCAGACTGCGGCCAACAGGGCCGCCAAAGTTGTCGTCTTAATGCCGCCGCCGGTAGAGCCTGGAGAGGCGCCGATAAACATGAGGATGACCATCAGAAACTGGGTCGCCGGTTTGAGATCGGCGATGCTCACTGTGTTGTAACCAGCCGTCCGCGGCGTCACGCTCTGAAAATAGGCAGCCAGCAGCTTGCCGTCCCATCCCAGTACCCCCAGGGTCTTGGGATTGTTGAACTCAAGAAAAAAAATCGCCACAGCGCCGACAATGATCAGGGCGATCGTCATAGTCCAGACCAGTTTGGTATGGAGGCTGAAACGCCGTATTTCCCGGTAGCGGAAGGTCTCGGCGATAACGGTGAAACCCAGTCCGCCAAAGATGATCAACGACGAGATGGTCAGGTTGACGATCGGATCGTCCACATAGCCGGTGATGCCGCGAAAACCGCCGAAGAGATCAAAACCGGCGTTGCAAAAGGCGGAGATGGAGTGGAAAAAGCCGTAATAGAGCCCTTTCCCTAGGCCCATCTGCGGAATAAATCGCAACGACAAGACGACGCCGCCGATCCCTTCAATGAGAAAGGTGGTCAGCAAGACATGGCGGGCGAGGCGGACAACCCCCTGGACAGAGAGGCTGTTCAAGGCTTCCTGCATGAGCAAGCGTTCCTTCAGGTTGATCCGCTTGCCCATCAGGAGGTAGATCAGGGTGGCCATGGTCATAAAGCCCAACCCGCCCACCTGGATCAGGGTGATGATGATCAACTGGCCCACAAGGGAGAAGTTGTCATGGGTATCGACGACGACAAGGCCGGTCACGCAGACAGCCGATGTGGCCGTAAACAATGCGTCCAAGAAACGCGTCCCCAGACCGCTCCGTGACGCCATCGGGGTGCTGAGCAGGAATCCCCCGATCAGGATAATCAAAGCGAAACCGGCCACAAGCACCCGGGCCGGCGACAGCCCGTAATTGGGCCGCTTCCCCTGCACGTAGGGGGCAAAAATGGGTCTGGGCGGTTCATACCTGTGCATAGAGGAACAGTCCATCCTGTCTTTATGTTGGTTCCGTCACCAGGGATCCATGATCTATCGGCTAGTCTCCCCAGAAAAACAGACATGACCCCACGGCCATGTCTGCTTATTCAATCACTCGATTTGATTTTAGGCGTTCACTTTCGCCTTGGCCACATCGACGAGCTTGGCGAAAGCCGCCATGTCGTTGACAGCCAGATCGGCGAGCATCTTGCGGTTGACAGCGACGCCGGCTTTTTTCAGGCCGTTCATCATGGTGCTGTAAGAGATGCCGTTCATCCGGGCAGCAGCATTGATCCGGGTGATCCAGATCTTGCGGAAGTCGCCCTTCTTCTTCTTGCGGTGGGCATAAGCGTAGGACAGCGCCTTCATGACCGCCTGGTGGGCGGTGCGGAAGAGCTTGGAATGAGCGTTGCGGTAGCCGCGAGCGAGTTTAAGAATTTTTTTATGTCGTTTACGGGACATGGGACCCGTCTTGACACGAGCCATACAAAGACCTCCTGTGCTGCCTGAGGCGTATTTTCAATAGAGAAAGAGACCGGCTGGCCGGCTTAGAGATAAGGAAGCAGTTCCTTCAGCTTCGGCGTGTCTTCCTTGGCGACGACAGAGGTGCCGCGGAGCTGGCGCTTGCGCTTGGCCGACTTCTTCTCCAGGATGTGACGGGTGAAGGCGTTTTTGGCTTTGAATTTGCCGGAGGCGGTTTTCTTGAACCGTTTGGCCGCCCCGCGGTGCGTTTTCATTTTAGGCATGTCGTTCAACTCCTCAATGCGAGTAAAGGGGCGATTATTCGGCGGCGTCTCCGGTGGCCGGGGTTGCCGCTTTCTCAGCCGTTTTGGCATCCCGAGGCTTCTCGGCGCGAGGTTCCCGCTGGGTCTCGGCTTTCGGCGCCAGGATCATGATCATGTTGCGGCCTTCCACCTTGGCGTCGCGTTCCACATTGGAAATGGGTCGACAGACCTCAGCCAATCGGACACACAACTGCCGGCCCAACTCGGGGTGGGTGATCTCCCGTCCACGGAACATGATCGTGACCTTGACCTTGTCGCCGTCCTCCAAAAAGCGGATGGCGTTGCGGGCCTTCGTGTCAAAATCGTGGTCCTCAATGTTCGGGCGCAGTTTAACCTCTTTGATACTGACAATTTTCTGTTTTTTGCGAGCTTCCCGTTCCCGTTTGCTCTGCTCAAACTTATACTTGCCGTAATCCATGATCCGGCAT
The nucleotide sequence above comes from Heliomicrobium gestii. Encoded proteins:
- the rpmI gene encoding 50S ribosomal protein L35, translated to MPKMKTHRGAAKRFKKTASGKFKAKNAFTRHILEKKSAKRKRQLRGTSVVAKEDTPKLKELLPYL
- the infC gene encoding translation initiation factor IF-3, yielding MSKDLRINEEIRVREVRLVGNEGEQLGILNIRDALRVAQESNLDLVEVAPTAKPPVCRIMDYGKYKFEQSKREREARKKQKIVSIKEVKLRPNIEDHDFDTKARNAIRFLEDGDKVKVTIMFRGREITHPELGRQLCVRLAEVCRPISNVERDAKVEGRNMIMILAPKAETQREPRAEKPRDAKTAEKAATPATGDAAE